A genomic stretch from Nymphalis io chromosome 25, ilAglIoxx1.1, whole genome shotgun sequence includes:
- the LOC126778265 gene encoding leucine-rich repeat-containing protein 15-like: MAYIQQHWSICILFAISVLVETMPTCKYINSQDTEVTCYENGDTNYVLKRGLVSDNNRTISLSLQGCRITGMDNDSFENLYSLKYLDLSQNQISTVKLGSLGSSKQLIYLNVSHNLLSELQPGSFDETPNLDVLDLEGNRIKLNLGIFDRLIKLRHLDLSNNNLRGKDFDSSLFSRNTHISYLDLSVNDMNDAPITLLDAVQVLDFLNLERCLLKEVPMFSIRENLKTMKHLILSTNEINDLGNGTTFTNLINLEKLNIADNALEQLHGDVFKPMRKLKVIVLRGNRIKHLPDNLFTNMKTLANIDLSNNLIETVPVNAFRGTSVKNLNLSNNRFTYLIDNFALELRNSGAKLTKFYFNQNPWQCACLMDVVSEVKNLQISYNSLHYDGKYPICVTTKDVFCKRHDTFNAIYTELYDDIVSTANWA, from the coding sequence ATGGCATACATTCAGCAGCATTGGAGTATTTGCATTCTGTTTGCAATTTCAGTATTGGTTGAAACGATGCCAAcatgtaaatacataaatagccAAGACACTGAAGTTACTTGTTATGAAAATGGCGATACGAACTACGTTCTAAAACGAGGCCTTGTGTCGGATAATAATAGAACAATAAGCTTATCACTTCAGGGATGTAGAATTACCGGCATGGATAATGATTCATTCGAAAACTTATACTCTttgaaatatttagatttatcaCAAAATCAAATTTCCACTGTTAAACTAGGGTCTCTTGGTAGTTCCAAGCAGTTGATATATTTAAACGTCTCTCATAATTTGCTATCAGAGTTACAACCTGGTTCGTTCGATGAAACACCCAACTTAGATGTTCTTGATTTGGAGGggaatagaattaaattaaatttaggaaTATTTGACCGCTTAATAAAGCTAAGGCACTTGGACCTTTCAAATAACAATTTGCGAGGTAAAGATTTTGATTCTTCTCTTTTTAGTCGCAATACACATATTAGTTACTTAGATTTATCTGTTAATGATATGAATGATGCACCAATCACATTATTAGACGCAGTGCAAGTATTAGATTTCTTGAATTTAGAAAGATGTCTTCTTAAAGAAGTGCCGATGTTTTCAATCAGAGAGAATCTTAAAACAATGAAACATTTGATTCTATCTActaatgaaataaatgatttaggAAATGGAACAACATTCacaaacttaattaatttagaaaaacttaatataGCTGATAATGCATTGGAACAACTGCATGGGGACGTTTTTAAGCCAATGaggaaattaaaagttattgtacTTAGAGGCAACAGAATAAAACATTTGCCAGATAATCTATTTACAAATATGAAAACTTTAGCTAATATCGATTTATCCAATAATTTGATAGAAACAGTCCCCGTTAATGCTTTCCGTGGGACGTCTGtgaagaatttaaatttatcaaacaaTAGGTTCACATATTTGATTGATAATTTTGCTTTGGAACTAAGAAATTCTGGTGCAAAATTGACAAAATTCTACTTTAATCAAAATCCTTGGCAATGTGCTTGTCTAATGGATGTAGTGAGCGAAGTTAAGAATCTACAAATTTCTTACAATAGCTTACATTACGATGGCAAGTATCCGATTTGCGTAACAACAAAAGATGTGTTTTGCAAAAGACACGACACGTTCAACGCAATATATACGGAATTATATGACGACATAGTTTCAACAGCCAATTGGGCATAA